The following coding sequences are from one Microtus ochrogaster isolate Prairie Vole_2 chromosome 14 unlocalized genomic scaffold, MicOch1.0 chr14_random_1, whole genome shotgun sequence window:
- the Rapsn gene encoding 43 kDa receptor-associated protein of the synapse, producing the protein MGQDQTKQQIEKGLQLYQSNQTEKALQVWMKVLEKGSDLVGRFRVLGCLVTAHSEMGRYKEMLKFAVVQIDTARELEDADFLLESYLNLARSNEKLCEFHKTISYCKTCLGLPGTRAGAQLGGQVSLSMGNAFLGLSLFQKALESFEKALRYAHNNDDTMLECRVCCSLGSFYAQVKDYEKALFFPCKAAELVNDYGKGWSLKYRAMSQYHMAVAYRLLGHLGSAMECCEESMKIALQHGDRPLQALCLLCFADIHRSRGDLETAFPRYDSAMSIMTEIGNRLGQVHVLLGVAKCWMARKVLDKALDAIEKAQDLAEEVGNKLSQLKLHCLSEVIYRSKGLQQELRSHVVSFHECVEETELYCGLCGESIGEKNSRLQALPCSHVFHLRCLQTNGTRSCPNCRRSSMKPGFV; encoded by the exons atgGGGCAGGACCAGACAAAGCAACAGATCGAAAAAGGACTACAGCTGTACCAGTCCAACCAGACAGAGAAGGCACTGCAGGTGTGGAtgaaggtgctggagaagggctCCGACCTCGTGGGCCGCTTCCGGGTGCTAGGATGCCTGGTCACAGCTCACTCAGAGATGGGCCGCTACAAAGAGATGCTGAAG TTTGCTGTGGTCCAGATTGACACTGCACGGGAGCTTGAAGATGCCGACTTCCTGCTTGAAAGCTACCTGAACCTGGCACGAAGCAATGAGAAACTGTGTGAGTTCCACAAAACCATCTCCTACTGCAAGACCTGCCTTGGCTTGCCTGGCACCAGAGCTGGTGCCCAGCTTGGGGGCCAGGTCAGCCTGAGCATGGGCAATGCTTTCCTGGGCCTCAGCCTCTTCCAGAAGGCCCTAGAGAGTTTTGAGAAGGCCCTGCGCTATGCCCACAACAATGATGACACCATGCTGGAGTGCCGTGTCTGCTGCAGCCTGGGCAGCTTCTACGCTCAGGTCAAG GACTATGAGAAAGCCCTGTTCTTTCCCTGCAAGGCTGCAGAGCTTGTCAACGACTATGGCAAAGGCTGGAGCCTCAAGTATCGGGCCATGAGTCagtaccacatggctgtggcctaccgcCTGCTCGGCCACCTGGGCAGTGCCATGGAGTGTTGTGAG GAATCCATGAAGATTGCTCTACAGCATGGCGACCGACCACTGCAAGCactctgcctgctctgctttgcCGATATCCACCGGAGCCGTGGGGACCTGGAG ACAGCCTTCCCTAGGTACGACTCTGCTATGAGCATCATGACTGAGATTGGAAATCGCCTGGGACAGGTACATGTGCTGCTGGGTGTGGCCAAGTGCTGGATGGCCAGGAAGGTGTTGGACAAG GCTTTAGATGCCATTGAGAAAGCCCAGGACCTGGCTGAAGAGGTTGGAAATAAG CTGAGCCAACTCAAGCTGCACTGCCTGAGTGAGGTCATCTACCGCAGCAAAGGGCTGCAGCAGGAGCTCCGCTCGCATGTCGTGAGCTTCCATGAGTGTGTGGAGGAGACCGAGCTCTACTGTGGCTTGTGTGGCGAGTCCATCGGGGAGAAGAACAGCCGGCTGCAGGCCCTGCCGTGCTCCCACGTCTTCCATCTCAG gtgcctgcagacCAATGGCACTCGGAGTTGCCCCAACTGTCGCCGCTCCTCCATGAAGCCAGGTTTTGTGTGA